In Bacteroidales bacterium, a single window of DNA contains:
- a CDS encoding peptidylprolyl isomerase, with the protein MKKLFLMAIAVFIIIAAKGQTKQQGDVIIHTDYGDIVVILYDETPIHKANFLKLAEEGFYNDLLFHRVIKDFMIQGGDPDSRNAGPAKSLGSGGPGYTLEAEILPQYYHKKGALSAARQGDQVNPEKRSSGSQFYIVQGVLYDKSKVNQMQEGKRQGKMQDVYNKFLQDPANAKYAEQLAAAQQAQDQNAYMNVIRQIEPKLDAILEKDDSWKLTPEQIEAYTTVGGTPHLDNNYTVFGEVIEGLDVIDKIAAVKTLSFDRPQEDVKMRIEIIKK; encoded by the coding sequence ATGAAAAAACTTTTTTTGATGGCTATTGCTGTATTTATTATAATTGCGGCAAAAGGTCAGACCAAGCAACAAGGCGATGTTATTATTCATACGGATTATGGCGATATAGTTGTGATATTATATGACGAAACTCCTATCCATAAAGCTAACTTTTTGAAATTAGCGGAAGAAGGATTTTATAATGACCTTCTTTTCCATAGAGTTATAAAGGATTTTATGATTCAAGGCGGTGATCCCGACTCAAGAAATGCAGGTCCTGCAAAGTCTTTAGGTTCCGGCGGTCCGGGATATACACTCGAAGCCGAAATCTTACCTCAATATTATCATAAAAAAGGTGCTCTTTCCGCTGCCCGTCAAGGCGATCAGGTAAATCCTGAGAAACGCTCCTCAGGCTCACAATTCTATATTGTGCAAGGTGTTCTTTACGATAAAAGTAAAGTTAATCAAATGCAGGAAGGCAAGAGACAAGGTAAAATGCAAGATGTTTATAATAAATTTCTTCAGGATCCTGCAAATGCTAAGTATGCCGAGCAGCTTGCCGCAGCTCAACAAGCTCAGGATCAGAATGCATATATGAATGTTATTAGACAGATTGAACCTAAACTTGATGCTATACTTGAGAAAGATGACAGTTGGAAATTAACTCCTGAGCAAATCGAAGCTTATACTACTGTCGGTGGAACTCCGCATCTTGACAATAATTACACTGTTTTCGGAGAAGTTATTGAAGGCCTTGACGTTATTGATAAAATAGCTGCTGTAAAAACTCTTTCTTTCGACCGTCCGCAGGAAGACGTGAAAATGAGGATTGAGATTATAAAGAAATAA
- a CDS encoding peptidylprolyl isomerase: MKNLFLVMITIFSVMATSCQTKKQNKTQGDVIIHTEYGDMVVKLYDETPIHKANFLKLAEEGFYNDLLFHRVINTFMIQGGDPESKNADPSKQLGSGGPGYTLEAEFRPQYYHKKGALSAARQGDQMNPEKRSSGSQFYIVQGNVFSNDQIEQIEESRKNSKMQEVFVNFIQAPENTHYLELLQAAQMNQDQDAYMNVIVEIEPKLDAMLEEDGSWKLTPEQINTYTTIGGTPHLDNNYTVFGEVIEGLDVIDKIAAVETQQGDRPKKDVKMTMEVIKK; this comes from the coding sequence ATGAAAAATTTATTTTTAGTAATGATTACAATATTTAGTGTAATGGCAACATCTTGCCAAACAAAAAAACAAAACAAAACACAAGGTGATGTAATAATACATACCGAATACGGAGACATGGTGGTAAAATTGTATGATGAAACCCCGATACATAAAGCGAATTTTTTAAAATTAGCGGAAGAAGGATTTTATAATGATCTTTTGTTTCATAGAGTTATCAATACATTTATGATTCAGGGCGGTGATCCTGAATCAAAAAATGCGGATCCATCGAAACAATTGGGTTCCGGCGGTCCTGGTTATACTCTTGAAGCTGAATTTCGTCCTCAATATTATCATAAAAAAGGCGCTCTTTCCGCTGCTCGTCAGGGAGATCAAATGAATCCCGAGAAACGCTCATCCGGTTCGCAATTCTATATTGTGCAAGGAAACGTTTTCAGTAATGACCAAATCGAACAAATAGAAGAAAGCAGAAAAAATTCGAAAATGCAGGAAGTTTTCGTCAATTTTATACAAGCCCCTGAAAATACTCATTACCTTGAACTACTTCAAGCCGCCCAAATGAATCAGGATCAGGATGCATACATGAATGTAATTGTTGAAATTGAACCCAAACTTGATGCTATGCTTGAGGAAGACGGCAGCTGGAAATTAACTCCCGAACAGATTAATACCTATACTACAATCGGTGGAACTCCTCATCTTGATAATAATTATACTGTGTTCGGTGAAGTTATTGAAGGACTCGATGTTATTGATAAAATAGCTGCTGTGGAAACACAACAGGGTGACCGTCCAAAGAAGGATGTAAAAATGACAATGGAGGTTATAAAGAAATAA
- a CDS encoding aminopeptidase P family protein — translation MFDKSVYIRRRNNLQQKVSSGIILILGNNEVAFNYPSNTYKWRQDSNFSYFFGINLQGLAGIIDIDSNEHIIFGNELTLDDIIWMGPQPTLKDNASKVGVTKTKEYTELKPYLDKVIKQGRKINFLPAYRGEHFIELENLLGINHTVINKYVSLELIKAVISLREIKEDIEIVEIERAVNVAYEMHVTAMKMAKPGIYEHEIAGTIEGIALKYGGSVSFPVILSINGQILHNHEHHNLLKEGRMLVVDAGAETDTLYDSDITRSTPVGGKFNNRQKAIYEAVLAANMKGIENIKPGHSNVENHIAAVSILLEHLKGLSMIKGNVQDAVMAGAGGFFMPHGLGHQLGMDVHDMEGFGEDLVGYDEKHKRSSITGIRSLRMGKELKPGHVFTVEPGCYFIPALFDKWKGEGLCKEFINYDEVEKYLDFGGIRIEDNVLVTPDGHKVLGKPIPKTVEEVEAIAKQ, via the coding sequence ATGTTTGACAAGTCTGTTTATATCCGCCGAAGAAACAATTTGCAACAAAAAGTTTCTTCGGGAATAATTTTGATTCTCGGTAACAACGAAGTTGCTTTCAATTATCCAAGTAATACTTATAAATGGCGTCAAGACAGTAATTTTTCCTATTTTTTCGGAATAAACTTGCAAGGTCTCGCCGGAATTATTGATATCGACTCTAATGAACATATTATCTTCGGTAACGAACTTACTTTGGATGATATCATTTGGATGGGTCCGCAACCGACTTTAAAGGATAATGCCTCAAAAGTCGGAGTTACAAAAACTAAAGAATATACCGAGTTAAAACCGTATCTTGATAAAGTTATCAAGCAAGGAAGGAAAATAAATTTCCTTCCTGCTTATAGAGGAGAGCATTTCATTGAGCTCGAAAACCTACTCGGAATAAATCATACGGTTATTAACAAATATGTTTCTCTTGAACTTATTAAAGCCGTTATCTCCTTGAGGGAAATTAAGGAAGATATTGAAATTGTAGAAATTGAAAGAGCAGTGAATGTTGCTTATGAAATGCACGTTACCGCAATGAAGATGGCAAAGCCCGGTATTTACGAGCATGAAATTGCCGGAACTATTGAAGGAATTGCCTTAAAATACGGCGGAAGTGTTTCTTTTCCTGTAATTCTTTCCATTAACGGACAAATTCTTCATAATCATGAACATCATAATTTGCTGAAAGAAGGCAGAATGCTTGTTGTTGATGCCGGAGCCGAAACAGATACTTTGTACGATAGTGATATTACACGCTCTACGCCTGTTGGCGGAAAATTCAACAACAGACAAAAAGCTATCTATGAAGCTGTCCTCGCCGCAAACATGAAAGGAATTGAAAATATTAAACCGGGACATTCAAACGTTGAAAATCATATTGCCGCCGTCAGTATTTTGTTGGAACATCTCAAAGGCTTGAGTATGATTAAAGGTAATGTTCAGGATGCTGTAATGGCAGGTGCAGGCGGATTTTTCATGCCGCACGGACTGGGCCATCAATTGGGAATGGATGTTCACGACATGGAAGGCTTCGGAGAAGATTTGGTTGGTTATGATGAAAAACACAAACGTAGTTCTATTACTGGTATCAGGTCTTTACGTATGGGCAAAGAATTGAAGCCAGGACATGTTTTTACTGTTGAACCGGGTTGTTACTTTATTCCTGCCCTATTCGATAAATGGAAAGGCGAAGGTTTATGCAAAGAGTTCATCAATTACGATGAAGTTGAAAAATACCTTGATTTCGGTGGAATAAGAATCGAAGATAATGTTCTTGTAACTCCCGACGGACATAAAGTTTTAGGCAAACCTATACCTAAGACTGTGGAAGAGGTTGAAGCGATTGCTAAACAATAA
- the pheS gene encoding phenylalanine--tRNA ligase subunit alpha, whose translation MRDKIEKLQSEIEDYILSTGKDISDLTEYFKQRYLSKKGEIQMLFNDFRNVSPEEKKELGQRLNELKYLAQERLKFFEEEIKKASFQKESSINDMTRNIELMGNGSRHPLSIVRNEIIDIFSKIGFSIAEGPEIEDDWHLFTALNFPPEHPARDMQDTFFIDKDIALRTHTSSVQIRYMETNKMPVRTLFPGRVFRNEAISARAHCIFHQVEGLYIDKNVSFKDLKQILMYFAEELFGKETKIRLRPSYFPFTEPSAEMDISCNICGGKGCNICKHTGWVEILGCGMVDPNVLENCNINPNEYSGYAFGMGIERITMLKYQVNDIRLYFDNDTRFLSQFERA comes from the coding sequence ATGAGAGATAAAATCGAAAAACTTCAATCGGAAATTGAAGATTATATTTTAAGTACCGGTAAGGATATTTCAGATCTTACCGAATACTTTAAACAAAGATATCTTAGTAAAAAGGGTGAAATACAAATGCTGTTTAACGACTTCAGAAATGTTAGCCCCGAAGAAAAAAAAGAATTAGGGCAACGTTTGAATGAGTTGAAATATCTTGCGCAGGAAAGACTTAAGTTTTTTGAAGAAGAAATAAAAAAGGCTTCTTTTCAAAAAGAAAGTTCAATTAATGATATGACAAGGAATATTGAACTTATGGGTAATGGTTCAAGGCATCCGTTGTCTATTGTTCGCAATGAAATTATAGATATCTTTTCCAAAATAGGTTTTTCGATCGCTGAAGGTCCGGAAATCGAAGACGATTGGCATTTGTTTACGGCATTGAACTTTCCGCCGGAACATCCTGCCCGGGATATGCAAGATACTTTCTTCATTGATAAGGATATTGCTTTGCGTACTCATACTTCTTCTGTCCAAATCAGATATATGGAAACAAACAAAATGCCGGTACGAACACTTTTTCCAGGAAGAGTTTTCCGTAATGAAGCTATTTCCGCACGTGCCCATTGTATCTTTCATCAAGTTGAAGGACTTTATATCGACAAAAATGTTTCTTTCAAAGATCTTAAACAAATTTTGATGTATTTTGCCGAAGAATTGTTCGGGAAGGAAACTAAAATAAGATTGAGACCTTCTTATTTCCCGTTTACCGAACCCTCGGCTGAGATGGATATTTCTTGCAACATTTGCGGCGGTAAAGGTTGTAATATCTGTAAACATACAGGTTGGGTGGAAATACTTGGTTGCGGAATGGTAGATCCCAACGTTTTGGAAAATTGTAATATAAATCCTAACGAATACTCAGGTTATGCTTTCGGAATGGGAATCGAACGTATTACAATGTTGAAATATCAAGTTAATGATATAAGATTGTATTTTGATAATGACACAAGGTTTTTAAGTCAATTCGAAAGAGCCTGA
- a CDS encoding T9SS type A sorting domain-containing protein, which translates to MKPFETFQKKKSLSEKVNDKTLSHSNLLIVKSGANKMVISEDWWEPDTIWIYYFDYGYFEYINSREVYTYNDNGYLSVRTIQNQENDEWVTQQMFSFTYDSKNNILTELMQYYYDNVLYNSTFITYTYNHNNDILTALDQEWSNNQWVNDSYLVITYDNNNNLLSETYQEWTGNSWENIEQIVNTYDNSNNLLTEKSQYWDEGVWINGEMYSYTYDNKNNILSSLYQEWDGSEWENWEYAFAEYDQNNNIVLVIFQEWNGDEWENYERTLLTYDNNKNMLTELYEVWWNNGWIKDMLYSYTYDQNNNMINELTQAWDNEWVNIHRYVHTYQNNNLISSLYQDWGNNNWIDGDKTNFSYDENNNPIFGDFWRWIDQQWDIANGEIYLYYNNGKSELSRYCHKIEISYTKASNPFGIDDVITSKKDISFYPNPATNEINISTNDCEIESVSIFNLTGKKIMQTNVSKINIENLPSGMYILHVTTDKGVITDKIIKQ; encoded by the coding sequence ATGAAACCATTTGAAACCTTTCAGAAGAAAAAATCACTTTCGGAAAAGGTTAATGACAAAACATTAAGCCATTCAAACTTATTAATTGTTAAATCCGGTGCAAATAAAATGGTTATTTCCGAAGACTGGTGGGAACCGGATACTATTTGGATCTATTATTTTGATTATGGATATTTTGAATATATTAACTCAAGGGAGGTTTATACTTATAATGATAACGGATATTTATCTGTTCGCACCATACAAAATCAGGAAAACGATGAATGGGTAACACAACAAATGTTTTCTTTTACTTATGATAGTAAGAATAACATTTTGACGGAGTTGATGCAGTATTATTATGATAACGTATTGTATAATTCTACTTTTATTACATATACTTATAATCATAACAATGATATATTAACTGCTTTAGATCAAGAATGGAGCAATAATCAATGGGTTAATGATTCTTATTTAGTTATTACTTATGATAATAATAATAATTTATTGTCGGAGACTTATCAAGAATGGACAGGTAATAGTTGGGAAAACATTGAGCAAATTGTTAATACGTATGATAATTCCAACAATTTATTAACGGAAAAGTCTCAATATTGGGATGAAGGCGTTTGGATTAACGGAGAAATGTATTCTTATACTTACGATAATAAAAATAATATTTTATCATCTTTATACCAGGAATGGGATGGTAGTGAATGGGAAAATTGGGAATATGCTTTTGCTGAATATGATCAAAATAACAATATAGTTTTAGTTATATTTCAAGAATGGAACGGAGATGAATGGGAAAATTATGAGCGGACGTTACTTACTTATGATAATAACAAAAATATGTTGACCGAACTTTATGAAGTATGGTGGAATAACGGATGGATTAAAGACATGTTATATTCATATACTTATGATCAAAATAATAATATGATTAATGAATTAACTCAAGCGTGGGATAATGAATGGGTTAATATTCATAGATATGTTCATACATATCAAAACAATAATTTAATATCCAGTTTATATCAAGATTGGGGAAATAATAATTGGATAGACGGAGACAAAACTAATTTTTCTTATGATGAAAATAATAATCCTATTTTTGGCGATTTTTGGCGATGGATTGACCAACAGTGGGATATTGCTAATGGCGAGATATATTTATATTATAATAATGGGAAAAGCGAATTATCAAGATATTGCCATAAAATAGAAATATCTTACACCAAAGCTTCTAATCCGTTCGGTATTGATGATGTAATTACATCTAAAAAAGATATTTCCTTTTATCCGAATCCAGCAACAAATGAAATAAACATTTCTACTAACGATTGTGAAATTGAATCTGTTTCTATTTTTAATCTTACAGGAAAAAAGATAATGCAAACAAATGTTTCGAAGATAAATATCGAAAACCTTCCGTCGGGAATGTATATTTTACATGTTACAACAGATAAGGGCGTTATAACCGATAAGATTATAAAACAATAA
- a CDS encoding response regulator transcription factor, with amino-acid sequence MEIEPLKILLAEDDPNLGSILQSYMEAKGYPAKLYVNGEEALNAYKNEHFDFLVLDVMMPVKDGFTLAKEIRATDSKIPILFLTAKAMEEDKRLGYEIGADDYLTKPFSMDELLMKIEAISRRCNPYGATSSNIFKIGKYTFDYTKQTLEFEGNVQKLTSRESDLLKLLCISKNDILDRSFALKKIWLDDSYFNARSMDVYVAKLRKYLSGDPNISIMNVHGIGFKLVDATE; translated from the coding sequence ATGGAAATTGAACCATTAAAAATCTTATTAGCAGAAGACGATCCCAATTTAGGAAGTATTCTTCAATCTTACATGGAAGCAAAAGGCTATCCTGCAAAACTATACGTTAATGGTGAGGAAGCATTGAACGCATACAAAAACGAACATTTCGATTTTTTGGTTTTGGATGTGATGATGCCGGTAAAAGACGGTTTCACCTTGGCAAAAGAAATTAGAGCTACCGACTCTAAAATTCCTATTCTATTCCTTACTGCGAAAGCAATGGAAGAAGATAAACGCTTAGGTTACGAAATAGGTGCTGATGATTATCTCACAAAACCTTTTAGCATGGACGAATTGCTTATGAAAATCGAAGCAATATCCCGTCGTTGTAATCCTTACGGAGCCACAAGCAGTAATATTTTCAAAATCGGAAAATACACTTTCGATTATACAAAACAAACTTTGGAATTTGAAGGTAATGTCCAAAAATTAACTTCCCGCGAATCAGATCTTTTAAAACTCTTATGTATCAGTAAAAATGATATTTTGGACAGAAGTTTCGCTCTGAAGAAAATTTGGCTTGACGACAGTTATTTTAATGCCCGTAGCATGGATGTTTATGTAGCTAAACTTAGAAAGTATCTCAGCGGCGATCCTAACATTTCTATCATGAATGTTCACGGTATAGGATTTAAACTTGTTGATGCAACCGAATAA
- a CDS encoding GNAT family N-acetyltransferase translates to MNVSIHEVLTSKDLKKFIWFGINLYINDKYAIPKLFIDDKTNLSKKKNPAFEFCDTKIFLAYKDGKIVGRIMGIINPVANEIWQSKYARFGWIEFINDYDVSKALLDAVTKWAKSKGMEYLQGPMGFTDFDPEGMLVEGFDKPGTLVGLYNFPYYPEHLEKYGFIKEIDWKEYYITIPEAVPGKFLQAANIARERYKLSYAKPKDLKDLSQRYGYKLFDLINVCYKDLYQYSELNKKQINFYIKLYLSFLRLDTICLIVDENDQLISFGITIPNLTKALQKAKGRLFPFGWFYLLHALRKNDVIDFCLIAVHPDYQNKGVSAMLFADLIPKYNKNGFRHAESNPELETNIKVSSQWKSFEHYSHKRRRVFIKKLSSD, encoded by the coding sequence ATGAATGTTAGCATTCATGAAGTATTAACTTCGAAAGATCTGAAGAAATTCATTTGGTTTGGTATTAATTTATATATAAATGATAAGTACGCGATTCCAAAATTGTTTATCGACGACAAAACAAACTTATCAAAAAAGAAAAATCCTGCTTTTGAGTTTTGTGATACAAAAATTTTTCTTGCCTACAAAGATGGAAAAATTGTCGGTAGAATAATGGGCATTATTAATCCTGTGGCAAATGAAATCTGGCAAAGTAAATATGCCCGTTTCGGATGGATTGAATTTATTAATGATTATGACGTTTCTAAAGCTTTATTGGATGCCGTAACCAAATGGGCAAAATCTAAAGGGATGGAATACCTGCAAGGCCCTATGGGATTTACTGATTTTGATCCGGAAGGAATGTTGGTTGAAGGTTTTGATAAACCCGGAACTCTTGTAGGTTTATACAACTTTCCGTATTATCCAGAACATCTTGAAAAATATGGCTTTATCAAGGAAATTGATTGGAAAGAATACTATATAACCATTCCTGAAGCTGTTCCCGGAAAATTTCTGCAGGCTGCCAATATTGCAAGAGAAAGGTATAAACTTTCTTATGCCAAACCGAAAGATTTGAAAGATTTATCTCAAAGATACGGTTATAAGTTGTTTGATTTGATTAATGTTTGTTACAAAGATTTATATCAATATTCTGAACTGAACAAAAAGCAAATAAACTTCTATATAAAATTGTATCTGAGCTTTCTGCGTTTAGATACAATTTGCTTAATTGTTGATGAAAATGATCAGTTAATATCTTTCGGCATCACAATTCCAAATCTAACTAAAGCTTTACAAAAAGCAAAAGGCAGACTTTTTCCTTTTGGTTGGTTTTATCTTTTACATGCATTGCGTAAAAATGATGTCATTGACTTTTGTCTAATTGCCGTACATCCCGATTATCAAAACAAAGGTGTAAGTGCCATGCTGTTTGCGGATTTAATTCCCAAATATAATAAAAACGGATTCAGACATGCCGAAAGTAATCCGGAACTTGAAACCAATATTAAAGTATCTTCACAATGGAAAAGTTTTGAGCATTATTCACACAAAAGAAGACGTGTGTTTATAAAGAAATTATCTTCTGACTAA
- a CDS encoding HAMP domain-containing histidine kinase, with translation MLKYSTFVSQMKNLTIKLWAIVLVVSIILTIGVQCYWIITTFKIETKEFRREVFVSMFDVVWNLDRTETSNFLLEYQKTENNQSDDFNSFANKCTVEDDDIDKLGFFIKKSILIDDYLENLYKQTQNRLIEERIDSNTLDSLIVISFNLRNLPGDYQYAVYHPLRDTLFFTKNVIDKEDFIKNAQRVELFSSDTRKNPAYLLVYFPNQIRNIVDQILPMALFSLCLLIITSVAFIAVFRLLYKQRKLAEIENDFINNMTHEFKTPISTVALAGEALSDPVIQKHPVLMNQYINIIREENNRLGLMAEKILTTATMDKGKLKLKKEYINANEIISDVAQKFEMQIEIKDGIISLDLTSQPTTIYADKMHFTNLISNLLDNANKYSPKKPEIKIITKVTNNLLTIAVKDNGIGISKPDQKKIFEKLYRVPSGNVHNFKGFGLGLSYVQSIVTAHNGTVSVESELGKGSTFFVYLPIK, from the coding sequence ATGTTAAAATATTCTACCTTTGTATCTCAAATGAAAAATTTAACGATAAAACTCTGGGCGATAGTACTTGTGGTTTCAATCATATTAACGATTGGAGTGCAATGTTATTGGATAATTACAACATTCAAAATAGAGACAAAAGAATTTCGTAGAGAGGTTTTCGTATCAATGTTTGATGTTGTGTGGAATTTGGACAGAACCGAAACCTCGAATTTTCTCTTAGAATATCAAAAAACAGAAAATAATCAATCCGATGATTTCAATTCATTTGCAAATAAATGTACCGTTGAAGATGATGATATTGACAAATTAGGATTCTTTATCAAGAAATCCATTTTAATCGACGATTATCTTGAAAATTTATACAAACAAACACAGAACAGATTAATTGAAGAAAGAATAGATTCTAATACTTTAGATTCTTTGATAGTTATTTCTTTTAATCTGAGAAACCTTCCTGGCGATTATCAATACGCTGTCTATCATCCGCTTAGAGATACTTTGTTTTTCACAAAGAATGTTATTGACAAGGAAGACTTCATAAAAAACGCACAAAGGGTCGAGTTGTTTTCATCGGATACGAGAAAAAATCCTGCTTATCTTTTAGTCTATTTCCCAAATCAAATCAGGAATATCGTTGACCAAATATTACCTATGGCATTATTCAGTTTATGTTTGCTGATAATAACTTCCGTTGCGTTTATTGCGGTTTTCAGACTTCTTTATAAACAAAGAAAGTTAGCTGAAATTGAGAATGATTTCATCAATAACATGACTCATGAGTTTAAAACCCCGATATCGACTGTTGCATTGGCCGGAGAAGCTTTGAGCGATCCTGTAATTCAGAAACATCCTGTTCTAATGAATCAATATATTAATATTATTCGTGAAGAAAATAATCGATTGGGATTGATGGCTGAGAAAATCCTCACAACCGCAACAATGGATAAAGGAAAACTGAAACTTAAGAAAGAGTATATTAATGCCAATGAGATTATTTCCGATGTTGCACAAAAGTTTGAAATGCAAATAGAAATCAAAGACGGAATTATTTCTCTTGATTTAACTTCGCAACCTACAACTATTTATGCGGATAAGATGCATTTCACAAATCTGATCTCAAATCTTCTTGACAATGCAAACAAATATTCTCCCAAGAAACCGGAGATAAAAATTATAACCAAAGTTACAAATAATCTTTTGACAATAGCCGTTAAAGATAACGGAATAGGTATTTCAAAACCTGATCAAAAGAAGATTTTTGAAAAATTGTACAGAGTTCCTTCGGGTAACGTTCATAATTTCAAAGGTTTCGGACTTGGTTTGAGTTACGTTCAATCTATCGTAACCGCCCATAACGGAACTGTAAGTGTTGAAAGTGAGTTGGGTAAAGGCTCAACATTTTTTGTCTATTTACCGATAAAATAA